The stretch of DNA AGATTCGGGTTGAATCCGAGTTGGACTAGAACTAATGTTGTAGGACGTGAATTGATATAATTTTCTTGTAAgaaaagcctagatgaatcctttacttgtacgggaagtccagccgcctcttatatatgttagaggtgacggccgattgaaacaacacacaatcgaacaaatcaatatactactttttcatctacgttttatctctctaCCATTTTTTCTCTTTCGTTCTTCCTGCTTCTCGAGTTTGAGAGatgcgaatcccgaggctctaggggcgggcgaatcgacctagggcaacCCATTGCCGCTGCACTCCCTGACGGGATCCCTCTCGGGTGTGCGGGGTTTCGGGTCTAAAAAGCACCCGCCGACTGtccttgcgtatcgcgctgttggtcgggtctccttcgacgtgagctgcggtgcatcacccccggcgtttagggtacacgtgacgtgttcgtgtgtcaacaccaTGCCTCCCCTACTCTTCCGTGACCGTGACGTGCCCGGTCTGAAACCACCACGCACAACAACATCAGATCAGGAATGGGAGGTGATGTGTGGCTAGAGGAAAGGCAACGGCGACCACATGCTTGGAGAAGAGAGAAGTGAAGGGGAGAAGGAGGGGCACGGCGGAGGTGGAGTTCCTGGGAAGAGGGGAGGGGCGAATGGGAGACGGTCAAGCGGGCCAGGACGCGGGGCTCGAGGAAGGAACGGATTGGTGGTCTAGGTTTTCGCCCCACGCCCCGCACATTGGGTTTCTTTTCACACGTAGAATCGAAAGCAGATCCACTTCGTTGTCTAGCTCATTGCTTAACTTGTCCCACCCGTCATTGACTCTCGATGAAACTGATAACGTGTAATTTGATTGAACGGCTCAGTGATTGCCACCAGTAAAAATCATACTACAAGCAAACGATCGTGCGATCCACAAAGCGCAGCGCGCGCAAGTGCCTCGTATAGCCGGGTAGGCTAGCGAGGTTTATAAGTTCGATGAGGCGTAGAGTTCCTTTGCGGTGAAGTACAATCAGTCGATATAAATTGCTAAGTGCAACGAATTAGGTTAAGGCTAACCGTTAGATTGAATTTAGATTAGAGGGTCTAATCATGTGGTCGTAATGGATCATGTAAGTTTTATGAGGTGTGTTTAAAGAAGATAATGTTTGCTCTTTTATAAGTAGTAGAGATCAGAGAGAACACGCTATTTTCAAATATGGCCAGCCACTCCGAACGTGTAGCGAGCGGCTCGCTAGACCCGTTCAAAAGAAATAGGTGCATGCACCCGATATACATCCTCATGAGTGCTACCATCTGAGAGCAGCTCGTGCAAAGAGTGTCATTGTTTGGTTTTTTTTTTTGGAAATTGTGTCATTGTTTGGTTAATCAATTGATTGAGCTGTATTTTTCTGCTTCAATATCACAAATTAGTTGCTGAATTTGGTGGTTTGAGCGCCAAATTTATTCATCTTGACTAGTCAATCCGGTAACAAACGGAGAGGACGGTGAACAAATACAGTGCTATGTACTTTATTATTGCCAAACACACTACCGTCAATAATAAGTGTTGTAATTTGGAACTAAGGTTGAAGTACTTGAAACAATAGGTTTCCAAGATACTTTGGTATTCTTGGAATACTTAAAAATACTTTAGAACCAAACACGCCAAAATGTATTTGCATAGCTGGCCTGGGCTCTAATTTAGGTGGAGTAACAATCAACTTGCAGTGTTAAGAGACGCCAATAAGGTGCATAGCATAGAAAAACTTTGACAACACATTTGGCGTTGCATATACTAGCTATAAACAATACTGAACAATGACGATGACAGCATCTGCAACATTAAAAACTAAAGCATCACATCCATAGCTTGGCACCGGTACAAGGCCCCCCAACATTTAACTTGACTGCAGGGGGAACTCTCTCCAGGATGTACGTTTTGATGGCCCCGAGTGCTTTATGTGCTTCCAAGATCATAGTTCGGCTTCTGATCCAGCATTTATCGGATTTTGAGGGACCACACCTAACAGAATCACTAATGGCCCCCGTACCCGCACCAAATACACAGTCCAGAGTGAGGCTCTCAAGTGATGTTGCATTCTTGAGAATATCACATGTTAGCTCAACCATGCTCTTTGCAGAGCAGAAGCCAATGATCTGCACCTTCTTGAGCCTCTCATGCTTGTGTTGAAGAATCTGCCTCAAAAACAAGGAGGGATTCCCAAAAACCGAATCATGCTGCATATCACTCTGATCTACCTGCATAGCATCAAATATTATTGCCAGCCAAATTAAATGTCTCCGCAGCAGATACTAGACACCTTTGAAGCGTGAACAGTAAACTCACAATTAAGGTGAAACTCTCCAGGACAGGACAAGCATCCAGAAACAAAGCCAAGGATAAATAATCATAGGTCGGGGTAACAGCGTCATCATAATCCTCACCAAGGTGAATATTCAAGTGCTTTATGTCAAGGAATTTGTCAGCTACCATTGGGGTATTAACCGTCTGCACAAAGATATCTCGAATTAATCATATTCCTTCTTACAAGTCAGAAACACTGGAATATAATAATTTGAAGCTTCAGAGAATACCTCAGAAGACGAGTATATAGTAAGAGTCTGAAGATGTGGCACAATAGAAGGTAGCTTAGTGATAGCATAACTTATAGCATTGGGCTTATATGAATACCCCACTTTCAAGTTTTTTACCTTTGATGATTCTCTAAGCACAAGTTGTACTGGTTCACCAAAGAAGTCTAAAGTGGTGAGGTTTGGAGCTGTGCTCTCTATCACTCGCAGCATATCGCACTCTGACAGTCAAACAACTAAGCCGCTGCAGCCAGAATGGTATCGTCAAGCAGATTAGCTCCATGCAACACCAGACTTGCAACTCCTCCGAAGCAAAACAATTGGAAATAAGATGCCCTAACTCATCCCCCCTGATACAAACTCCATAAAGACGCAGCTTTGTCAGGCTTCTCAAGCAATCAAATCCAGCCACGGGACGGAAGGCGCAATTGGTGAGGTTAAGATACCAAATTGAGTTTCCACGCCCATCAAATAAAACTGAGCACGGGAAGTTGTACTCTTCCCTATATTCCATAGGCAGAAAAAGGGTGATTTTTTCAATCCCTGGTGTGACAGCTTTCTGGAGCCAACTATTTAGCTGACATGTGTTGACATTGTGACGATTATTGATTACAAACTCGAGTATCTTCACACCGGTGTCTGAGTGATTTTTCAGAATTTGATTAACTCTGCTAGTGAAATCCCATGCTATATTGATATTTCGTCCTTCCTTCTGTTTCAAACCTAGTGTTTCTGGTAGGACTAGGGTTCCTACCGGCTCTACTGCGTAGGTTGTAGGGGCAAGGAGGAAGTGGGCGCGGCGAGGAGCGGGCGCGCCGGCGGCAGGGCGCCGTCGCGGCTAGGAGAAGGGCGGTGGCTAGGGCTGTtggcggctagggttccggcTCCTCAGGGAGCCGGGCAATAGGAGATAATATTCTTCTTATTGCTTGCCTTCAAAAAGAGCATTACAACCTATATTTATATCCTAGATAACTTGTAGAAGAATCAACCTAAGATAACTTGCCTAATCTGAAAATAAAAACTAAGATAACTTGCGGGCCTAAGCCTGCCTGTTGGGCCTGCGCGGCCATAGACCTGGCCGGTCATAACATCTCTCCCCGCCTGCGcaaacagctcgtcctcgagctgaaAGTCTGGATAGTGTTGACGGAAATCCTCACGCTGCTCCCAAGTAGCCTCCTCCTCCGGAAGGCCCGCCCACTGAATTAAGGATGAACCAGACGCCACGACGGAGCTGAGCCTGCAACACCTTTGCTGGCTCTGGAAGAATGCGACCATCGGCGGTTGGAGAAGCGCGGAGGAGCCGCCGGTGGCTCGCCACGGAAAGGCTTGAGCAGCCccacatggaacacgtcgtggatGCGGCGCGGGCTGGAAGCTGAAGACGATAGGCCACCTTCCCAATGCGCTCCACGACAGGGAAGGGCCCGACGTAGCTAGGACCAAGCTTGCGCTTTGCGCGCGGGTCCAATGACTGCGTAGAGCGGTGGAGAAGACGCAGCCACACCCAGTCACCTACTGCGAACTCCGCCTCGCGATGATGATCGTCGTAGTAGTGCTTGGCCGTCTGCTGGGCCTGAAGGAGACGCTGACGGACCTCAGCCAACATCTCATCACGGGTGCGGATAAGGTCACCCGCAACCGCTGTCCGAGCCGTCGCCGGGTCGACCGGAAGTATAGGCGGGGGTGGTCGACCATAGACCACCTCAAATGGCGTACGCGCGCAGGGCGGAGTGATAGAGAAGTGTGTTGTAGCAGTACTCCGCCCAAGAGAGCCAGTCCACCCAAGCGCGAGGCCGATCACCTGTCACAACGCAAATACATGGCAATGACCTTGTTAACCACCTCAGACTGACCGTCCGTCTGAGGATGGAACGCCGTACTCAGGCGGAGCTGGACACCCGCCATCCTGAAGAGGTCGCGCCAGACATGGCCCGTGAAGACTGGGTCCCGATCACTGACGATCGACGTCGGGAACCCGTGTAGACTCTGCCTTCAAGAAAGCCGGGCCACGGATGCCGCTGTGTACGGATGGCCCAACGCGATGAAGTGGGCGTACTTAGAGAAGCGATCGACCACCGTGAGGATGACTGACTTGCCCCCTACCTTGGGAAGGCCCTCGATGAAGTCCAAGGAGATATCCGCCCAAACCTGAGACATTAAAATTCTCAGTGTTACTGATcgtagtccgcataattgctcaCTAAATATCTACTTTCATACTCAAACAATATTCATCAGGATTACCATATCTTAAACTGCCCTTTATCTTGGAAAAGCGGTCGACCACCGTGAGAATGATCGACTTGCCACCCATTCGGGAAGGCCCTCGATGAAGTCCAAGGAGATATCCGCCCAAACCTGAGACGGCACCTCCAAGGGCTGAAGGAGCCCCGCCGGCCTCAGAGGTCTGTCTTGTTGCGCTGGCAAGTCTGACAAGACCGAACCCAGTCGCGGACCAGGGCACGATCGCCAGGGATGTAGAAGTCGGCGCGAAGACTATGGAGGGTTTTCTGCACACCCTCATGGCCCGCCAAGTGAGCGAGCTGCAACACCTGGTGACGGAGATCATCATGCGCCGGAACAAAGATCCGGCGTCCATGCAGGAGCAGTCCGTCAGAGAAGCACCAGGGCTCCTCCAAGTCGCCGGCCGCGAGCTGCTGCTGAAGAAGTGCGGCGTCATCGGCCGTCGCAGTGGCGCGTCGAATGTCGGTGAAGAGACCGAACGATGGCCCGGAGCGGATGCACAGGGCCGTCCCGGCGGTAACGCGTCGGCGGTGGCCGCGATGGTCGGAATCGCGACGGGACAGCGCGTCGGCCACGGTGTTAAGACCTCATGTTGGGGATATGAGCTTATTTTCAGTGGGCACCTCTCAGATTAAAAGACGGCAGTTACCTCTTATAACTCCCCACCTCCCTTAGATACTCGTACGACTTATATTGCCGTCGGCCACTATGTTCAAAGTCGGCCCGACTACTGACGGAGAAGTCGAAGCCGAAGAGCTTGCTGATCCACTGGTGCTGCGGCAACCGGTCGACAGCCGTTGATCCAGCAAGAACTTCAGGCTGTAGTGGTCCGTGCGAATGTGGAAGGTCCGCCCCCACAAGTATGGCCGCCAATGACGCACGGCCTGGACGAGGGCCAATGAGCTCCCGCTCGTAAGCGGCCAACTTAAGATGGCGCGGAGCGAAAGGCCGGCTGAAGAAGGCGAGGGGCCCATCGCCCTGATGAAGTACGGCGCCGAACCCGGCGCCCGAGGCGTCACAGTCCACCACGAACGGGCGGTCGAAGTCGGGCATCTGGAGGACGGGGCCCGTCGTGAGGGCCCCCTTGAGGGCCTCGAACCCGTCGTCGCCTCGTCCCAGGCGAAGGCGTGAAGCACCTCCGCGTGAGGGGCGCCGCGATGAGTCCGAAACTCTCTATCCGACTTCCGGTAGTAGCATGTCGACCTTTTCGGTCTTCTGGAGGGGCGCCGCGATGATCCGAACTCCCGGTGTGTTAATTTTCTCTCCGAGGCCAGTCTGTGATACTAGCCAGATGGGTTTCACGAGAGGAGACCTCCGGAGTTGCGCCAAAGTTGTATTGCAAACCTAGGGAGTGTTTGCATGTGGCGTATAGGCAGGATGCATCGGTGCTCCGTCCACCCGTCTTCATCGGCCGCTCGCCTATGCCATCTGCGTATATGGCGAGAGACATGTGGGCCTGAAGGTACGTATGGAAGGCGCGGTTAGGTGTTCCCGTAAACTCAGACCCACTCCAAATATGAGCGTTAGGTGGAGGTCGGTGCGGCCCGGAAAGCTCGTGAAGCACATTCCACGGTGCAGATCGTGCTGGAGAGTGTCGGCCTTGTTCGAGAGATCGAAGCGCCGTAGTATACGATAGATGTCATCAAAGAAATGTAAGCACACGCAACAGCCGTAATTTAGGGTCGGATAGGACGTCGTTCATCGGGCTTGTGGAAAGTCGCCGGCGTGCAGTGTTGGCGGGCCGAAAGTGACGGGGATTCACCTAAGGAACTCGAAGAAACTACTTCTTCGAAATTATTTATGAGGTGATTCAGGTCCTATGTGTAGATAGTGTGTGTCAGACAACGCCGTCTGGCCTGTGTGTCTCGTTCAGGAATGCGTGCGTCAAACCTGATAGAGTATTGCGCGAACGAAACAAGATCGAgcttggtgattataaaggcaTGCTCCCCAATGGAGACTCCATCTCACAAGATGTGCTCGTCATACCAACCGGAAATTATAGGGAATTTCCTTGAGCGTGAGTGACGCATGGTCGATTCGGGCAGAAAGTTGTGTGTGGAGCCCGTATCTAGCAGGGCCACCAGGCGCTCGCCATGGATCGTCACCGGCAGCAGCATGGTCTGCTCGCCCCGGATGCCGGCCAGGGCGTGAAGGGAGACGACACACGCCGTCGCTGCGGAATCCGCGGCCGCGTCCTCGGGCGCCGCAGGCGGATGTAACGGGTCGGGCGAGTCGTTGTTCTCCTCGGTGTAGTCGACCGTCTCTAAATAAAAGAGGCGGGGGCAGACATGGGTCGGCGTATAGGGCTCATCGCAGTTGAAGCAGAGACCCTCACGGCGACGCTCCTACTGCTCGGCCGGTGAACAGCCGACGGAAGGGCCGTGTGGCGGCCGGGGGTGTGGCCGTCGCGGCTGGGAGAGGCCGACCCGGGGCTGAGGAAGTCGGTGCTGGCCGACTGGGCTGGCGGCCGCTCCGTCCGAGTGGCTGCTGCAGTGCCTGGGCCCGCTGCTCGAAGGCCCGGGCGTAGTACATGGCCGTCTGGAGGTCGGGGGGATCCCGGAGCTCGACGTCCACGCGGATATGGTCCGGCAGCTGCCCCACAAAGAGCTCGGCGCGCTGGGTCGCGGAGACGCCCGACGCGTGGCATGCCAGGGCCTGGAAGCGATCAGCGTAGTCCTGCACCGTAGATGTGAATGGTAAACGGCCGAGGGCCGCCAGTCGGCTCCCGCGGATAGGAGGCCCAAAACGGAGAAGACAGAGCTCCCGGAAGCGCTCCCACGGTGGGCATGCCGCCCTCAGTCCTGCTCGAGGCGTAGTACCAGGTCTGTGCTGCGCCTCGAAGATGATAGGACGCGAGCCAGGTGATCTGAAGCGAGCGTCCGCTGCCCTCTCGAAAGAACTGTTCGCACTGGTTGAGCCAGTTGAGGGGGATCCTCCGTGCCCTCGTAGGTGGCGAAGTCGAGTTTGGCGAACCGCGGCGGTGTCTGCTGCGGCCCGCCGTGCCTGAGCAGGCGCGGGGGCTCGGAAGAGTGAAGCCGGAGGTGCCTGATCGGAGTAGTTTGGGTACTGGCCGGCGGGGCCGGATGGCCCGCCGAACTGCGGAAACGGAGTCGGCTCAACCGGGGTCGTGGTGTAGACCGGTGAAGGCGAAGACCCCGCCGCCCATGCTGGCAGGGGGGACGGGGACGGGGGAAACCGGACCTGATGGATCGGTAACCCGGTAGTCGAGGCCGCGCCCGAGTGGTCCCGGATGATGGGCGCGGAGAACGGCGGTGGAAGCAGGCCCTGGGACGCCGTCGGCGGCGGCTGCTGGACCGGCCATGCGGTGGACGGCGACTGCTGCAACGGCCATGGGTGGACGGCGGCTGCTGCAACCAGGAGGCGGCCGAGGCTGCCGGGCGGCAAAGGCCAGAGGGGCGCCGCGGTCGGCGCTGGCCCGGATGCCAATCCCGCCTGGATCGGCCCGAACAGGGGCCCGCCGTACGCGGCCGCGCCCTGGTACGGTCCTGGTGGTGGCGCGAAGGGGCTCTTCCCGCCCCCGTACTGCGGCTGCTGCTGTAGGAGAAGACCAGGGGCGGCGATCGGGGCCGATGGCGGTTGAGCATAGGCCCCGGCCCCATATTGCTGGTGGAGCTGAAGCCCGTGGACGGCGGTGACGAGGTGATGTAGCGTGGCGGCGAGTTGCTCCGGAGACAAGGCGGCCAGCGGCGATGGTGGAGATGCGCCCGGAGACGCCGGTGCAGGTGGTGCCAAGGAGGAGACGGGACACGCCAGCGAGGTCCCGGCGGATGCGGTCGGCGCGGTGATGCTTGGCGCCGTCGTCATGGGCACGGTGGTGccgacgggcagcggcggcggtgaTGGCGGCATCGACATGATCGCAACGTGGTCTCTGAATACCAAATTGGTAGGACTAGGGTTCCTACCGGCTCTACTGCGTAGGTTGTAGGGGCAAGGAGGAAGTGGGCGCGGCGAGGAGCGGGCGCGCCAGCGGCAGGGCGCCGtcgcggctagggttgagggcggcggcggctaggctgcggcggctagggtttccggCTCCTCTAGGAGCCGGGCAACAAAAGATAATAATAGTCTTTATTGCTTGCATCCAAAAGAGTCTTACAATCTATATTTATATCCTAGATAACTTGTAGAAGAATCAATCCTGAGATAACTTGCCTAATCTGAATAAAACTAAGATAACTTGCGGGCCTAAGCCTGCCTGTTGGGCCTGCGGCGGCCATAGACCTGGCCG from Triticum urartu cultivar G1812 chromosome 3, Tu2.1, whole genome shotgun sequence encodes:
- the LOC125545289 gene encoding uncharacterized protein LOC125545289 isoform X1, whose protein sequence is MLRVIESTAPNLTTLDFFGEPVQLVLRESSKVKNLKVGYSYKPNAISYAITKLPSIVPHLQTLTIYSSSETVNTPMVADKFLDIKHLNIHLGEDYDDAVTPTYDYLSLALFLDACPVLESFTLIVDQSDMQHDSVFGNPSLFLRQILQHKHERLKKVQIIGFCSAKSMVELTCDILKNATSLESLTLDCVFGAGTGAISDSVRCGPSKSDKCWIRSRTMILEAHKALGAIKTYILERVPPAVKLNVGGPCTGAKLWM
- the LOC125545289 gene encoding uncharacterized protein LOC125545289 isoform X2; the encoded protein is MGMLSLNRILLKQERRRRLRRIQAHNELITKVPDKKDSLCQQDDQSQGGDRSTSSGPNLPETVNTPMVADKFLDIKHLNIHLGEDYDDAVTPTYDYLSLALFLDACPVLESFTLIVDQSDMQHDSVFGNPSLFLRQILQHKHERLKKVQIIGFCSAKSMVELTCDILKNATSLESLTLDCVFGAGTGAISDSVRCGPSKSDKCWIRSRTMILEAHKALGAIKTYILERVPPAVKLNVGGPCTGAKLWM
- the LOC125545289 gene encoding uncharacterized protein LOC125545289 isoform X3; its protein translation is MLRVIESTAPNLTTLDFFGEPVQLVLRESSKTLTIYSSSETVNTPMVADKFLDIKHLNIHLGEDYDDAVTPTYDYLSLALFLDACPVLESFTLIVDQSDMQHDSVFGNPSLFLRQILQHKHERLKKVQIIGFCSAKSMVELTCDILKNATSLESLTLDCVFGAGTGAISDSVRCGPSKSDKCWIRSRTMILEAHKALGAIKTYILERVPPAVKLNVGGPCTGAKLWM